One Lepus europaeus isolate LE1 chromosome 7, mLepTim1.pri, whole genome shotgun sequence DNA segment encodes these proteins:
- the LOC133764770 gene encoding acrosomal protein SP-10-like isoform X1, which translates to MNKCILLMGLYLLGSARGASGQPDEPPGSMDHQSSIHQLSGEYFPLGNPSDAEALYETSGENALIEHGSSEHGTSEHTSGDQPSGDQPSGEKSAAEMPSGEQISGELSAASGEHGSGEQAIVTSGEHGSGEQAAASGEQASAEKPSSAPIASTSSGLVDCHTCSFMTDEGECLHGEGVCTTQNSQQCMLKKIFEGGNLQLMVQGCENFCSSVNLYSRGIRMQITCCRNQSFCNKV; encoded by the exons ATGAACAAGTGTATCTTACTTATGGGTCTTTATCTGCTGGGATCCGCCAGAG GAGCATCAGGTCAGCCTGATGAGCCTCCTGGCTCTATGGATCATCAATCTTCGATTCATCAACTTTCAGGTGAATACTTTCCACTTGGAAACCCTTCTGATGCCGAGGCTTTATATGAGACATCAGGTGAGAACGCGTTAATTGAGCATGGTTCCAGTGAGCATGGCACAAGCGAGCACACTTCTGGTGACCAGCCTTCAGGAGACCAGCCCTCGGGTGAAAAATCTGCAGCAGAAATGCCttcaggtgaacaaatttcaggtGAACTGTCCGCTGCTTCAGGTGAACACGGTTCGGGTGAACAGGCCATTGTCACTTCAGGTGAACACGGTTCGGGTGAACAGGCTGCTGCTTCGGGTGAACAGGCTTCAGCTGAAAAGCCTTCAAGTGCACCAATTGCAAGCACATCCTCAG GTCTAGTAGATTGCCACACATGTTCTTTCATGACTGATGAAGGAGAATGTCTTCATGGAGAGGGAGTCTGCACCACTCAGAATTCCCAGCAGTGTATGCTAAAGAAGATCTTTGAAG GTGGAAATCTCCAACTCATGGTTCAAGGGTGTGAGAACTTTTGTTCATCTGTGAACCTCTACTCCCGCGGAATCAGAATGCAAATTACATGCTGCCGGAATCAATCTTTCTGCAACAAGGTCTAG
- the LOC133764770 gene encoding acrosomal protein SP-10-like isoform X2, whose product MNKCILLMGLYLLGSARGASGQPDEPPGSMDHQSSIHQLSGENALIEHGSSEHGTSEHTSGDQPSGDQPSGEKSAAEMPSGEQISGELSAASGEHGSGEQAIVTSGEHGSGEQAAASGEQASAEKPSSAPIASTSSGLVDCHTCSFMTDEGECLHGEGVCTTQNSQQCMLKKIFEGGNLQLMVQGCENFCSSVNLYSRGIRMQITCCRNQSFCNKV is encoded by the exons ATGAACAAGTGTATCTTACTTATGGGTCTTTATCTGCTGGGATCCGCCAGAG GAGCATCAGGTCAGCCTGATGAGCCTCCTGGCTCTATGGATCATCAATCTTCGATTCATCAACTTTCAG GTGAGAACGCGTTAATTGAGCATGGTTCCAGTGAGCATGGCACAAGCGAGCACACTTCTGGTGACCAGCCTTCAGGAGACCAGCCCTCGGGTGAAAAATCTGCAGCAGAAATGCCttcaggtgaacaaatttcaggtGAACTGTCCGCTGCTTCAGGTGAACACGGTTCGGGTGAACAGGCCATTGTCACTTCAGGTGAACACGGTTCGGGTGAACAGGCTGCTGCTTCGGGTGAACAGGCTTCAGCTGAAAAGCCTTCAAGTGCACCAATTGCAAGCACATCCTCAG GTCTAGTAGATTGCCACACATGTTCTTTCATGACTGATGAAGGAGAATGTCTTCATGGAGAGGGAGTCTGCACCACTCAGAATTCCCAGCAGTGTATGCTAAAGAAGATCTTTGAAG GTGGAAATCTCCAACTCATGGTTCAAGGGTGTGAGAACTTTTGTTCATCTGTGAACCTCTACTCCCGCGGAATCAGAATGCAAATTACATGCTGCCGGAATCAATCTTTCTGCAACAAGGTCTAG